From one Lactiplantibacillus paraplantarum genomic stretch:
- a CDS encoding ABC transporter substrate-binding protein, whose translation MKKLLSIIVSLLAVCGLLAFGAQRLQTSSGSTGKKVLNLYTWGDYIDPSLLTKFQKQTGYHVNVETFDSNEAMYTKIKQGGTSYDLTVPSDYMIEKMKKAHLLLPLDKSKLTGMQNYDSRFMNLDFDRHNRYSVPYFWGTLGIIYNDKYVQPGRIQHWNNLWQQKYHNKIMLIDSARDVMGFALASMNQSMNTTNPATLLAARNKLNRLSPNVKAVVADEIKMYMIQNEAAIAVDWSGEASEMLAGNSHLHYVVPSEGSNLWFDNLVIPKTAKHFKAIYAFLNFMSEPKNAAQNAEYIGYATPNRKAKALLPKSIRNDRQFYPDNNTIKHLQIYQDLSPAKVGLYNDRYLEFKMHH comes from the coding sequence ATGAAAAAATTATTGAGCATCATCGTTAGCCTGCTAGCAGTTTGTGGCTTACTAGCATTCGGCGCCCAACGCTTACAGACAAGCTCTGGTAGTACTGGCAAAAAGGTCTTGAATTTATATACTTGGGGAGATTATATCGATCCAAGTTTACTGACCAAGTTTCAGAAGCAGACGGGCTACCACGTTAACGTGGAGACCTTTGATAGCAACGAAGCCATGTATACCAAGATCAAACAGGGCGGTACGAGCTATGACTTAACGGTTCCTAGTGATTACATGATTGAAAAAATGAAAAAAGCCCACCTGCTCTTACCACTTGATAAAAGTAAGCTGACCGGGATGCAGAACTATGACTCACGCTTCATGAATTTAGACTTCGATCGGCATAATCGCTATTCAGTTCCTTATTTCTGGGGTACCCTGGGGATCATTTACAACGACAAGTACGTTCAACCGGGGCGTATTCAGCATTGGAATAACTTGTGGCAACAAAAGTACCACAACAAGATCATGCTAATTGATAGCGCCCGCGACGTGATGGGTTTTGCGCTCGCATCAATGAACCAGTCTATGAACACAACCAACCCCGCTACCTTGCTCGCTGCTCGTAACAAGTTAAACCGACTATCGCCCAACGTTAAGGCCGTTGTTGCTGATGAAATCAAGATGTACATGATCCAAAATGAGGCAGCGATCGCGGTCGACTGGTCTGGTGAAGCCAGTGAAATGTTGGCTGGCAATTCGCACTTGCATTACGTTGTCCCCTCTGAAGGAAGTAACTTATGGTTCGACAACTTAGTCATTCCAAAAACGGCCAAACATTTCAAGGCAATTTACGCCTTCTTGAACTTTATGAGTGAACCTAAGAATGCCGCGCAAAATGCAGAGTACATTGGCTATGCAACACCTAATCGGAAAGCTAAGGCGCTGCTACCTAAGTCAATTCGAAATGACCGCCAATTTTATCCAGACAACAATACCATTAAGCATCTCCAAATCTACCAAGACTTATCACCAGCTAAAGTTGGCCTGTACAATGATCGTTACTTGGAATTTAAGATGCATCACTGA